From a single Mycosarcoma maydis chromosome 14, whole genome shotgun sequence genomic region:
- a CDS encoding cytoplasmic dynein heavy chain 2: protein MDVVHVDGAKKAPGDWSPDACRTVAAELTNTLDLGANRQLIVEALVFIHFSVYTFAERLLRRQGRKFHQSPRHFLSFIEYYVQVSNQKRDQLEDQQRFLLVGLDKLRSTVDQVEELQKSLAVKRTQLEAKNAQANQKLQSMVKDQQEAEQKRAASIEIQAALANQEEQIGQRRQVVMADLADAEPAVQDAQASVSNIKKQHLTEVRSMGNPPLPVKNAMESVCIILGHKIESWKTVQAIIRRDDFIASIVNFDTDRQMTRQIREKMIRDYLSKPGYDFATIDRASKACGPLAKWVIAQVRFSEILDKVGPLRDEVQSLEQQAEDTKLQASEIVVMISELENSIATYKDEYAALISETQAIKSEMERVQNRVSRSMQLLDSLSSEKHRWETGSRTFDDQMSTIIGDALLSAAMLAYAGYFDQQYRQSMWQYWSDHLREAQIKFKPELSFADYLSTADERLEWQAKSLPADTLCTENAIMLKRWNRYPLIIDPSGQAVDFLLNEYKVQKLTVSSFLDEAFLKALESSLRFGNPLLIQDVEYLDPILNPILNKELRKTGGRVLIRLGSQDIDFSPSFNMFLTTRDPSVEFSPDVCSRVTFVNFTMTRSSLQSQSLDQVLKVERPDTDRKRTDLMKLQGEFRLRLRHLERSLLTALNESEGNILDDDKVIGTLETLKKEAAEVTSKVEETDAIMQEVDQVTAQYVPLAKACSSVFFVLDQLHLISHFYQFSLRFFLDIFDFVLRRNPHLDGVTDPKQRLDILMRDLFLVVFHRTSKALAHHDHVMLAMLLAQIKAREEAHADTLDSEEYEFLLEGGNIAAAAAAAAAAGAGSGAGGSEQASHTTKLRGDGEVEAMLDEEQLVRVQVFKRLAFFRTIEEHMETHTEQWLTFLGSNSPETVVPVFWPQEEQSQGLSDQVRKMLVVKCLRPDRIVQAMAAFTSRIFGQDVLGDPGYELGKIVAEEVDASTPIALCSVPGYDASYRVDHLVKLVGARCTPVAMGSQEGFTLADHAITSAARTGNWVLLKNVHLAPSWLSQLEKKMHSLKPNRNFRLFLTCETSPSIPVNFLRASRILMNEPPPGIRASMLDSLKSIAPARLQRGPAETCRLYFLLAFFHATLTERLRYTPLGWSKPFEFNDSDAEAALDIIEGWVAQVAKGRANVDPQQLPWDAIRSLLKQSVYGGKIDNVPDQTLLDSFVDELFCASAYDVDFRLVKDEKDPLVAPDGTKMETFISWVQALPEQQPPQWLALPPSAEKVIAAAQGTALLNKLVKMKQLADDDDDETVSHDRSGSGSGGAQEATTARSTSEGGAASSSASVQPSWMKALRANALQWLTLLPTTVTLFGSDAGSVHDPLYRFWAREHRTGSSLLCAVRNDLQEVVAVCDGDSRQTNHNRTLLTDLPKAVIPQSWRRYSVPKSMTLAEWIVDLRARLEQLERITREASELGAGASGGYDMAEVVLGLLFSPGAYLTATRQSVAHASNVSLENLSLRLLLNDAKAGLEPGKFAIRGLKLQGANWDPEAKRIKLNDGGVTNLGLTALVWEQQQQKQGEGAEGAEQGKVRISVYLNQDRSQALFATMLDVDVGVKGATVAQRAVALRAS, encoded by the coding sequence ATGGACGTAGTCCACGTCGATGGCGCAAAAAAGGCGCCAGGAGATTGGTCGCCTGATGCGTGTCGCACCGTCGCTGCCGAGCTTACAAACACGCTTGATCTCGGTGCCAATCGTCAGCTCATAGTAGAGGCGCTTGTCTTTATTCACTTCTCCGTATACACCTTTGCAGAAAGGCTACTTCGACGTCAAGGCCGCAAATTCCATCAGTCGCCTCGTCACTTTCTCAGCTTCATCGAATACTACGTCCAAGTCTCGAATCAGAAGCGcgaccagctcgaggaTCAGCAGCGCTTTTTGctcgtcggtctcgacaagctccGTTCTACCGTAGACCAAGTAGAAGAGCTCCAAAAGAGCCTCGCTGTCAAGCGCACCCAACTCGAGGCCAAGAACGCACAGGCAAATCAGAAGCTGCAGAGCATGGTCAAGGATCAGCAAGAGGCCGAACAGAAACGCGCAGCTTCCATCGAGATTCAAGCCGCCCTCGCAAACCAGGAGGAACAGATCGGTCAACGAAGGCAGGTCGTCATGGCCGATCTCGCAGATGCAGAGCCTGCCGTTCAAGATGCTCAGGCTAGCGTCAGCAACATCAAGAAACAGCACCTCACAGAAGTCCGTTCCATGGGCAATCCGCCTCTTCCTGTCAAAAATGCCATGGAATCCGTCTGCATCATCCTAGGTCATAAAATCGAAAGCTGGAAGACCGTTCAAGCCATTATCCGCAGAGATGACTTTATCGCTTCCATCGTCAACTTTGACACGGATCGTCAAATGACGCGCCAGATTCGCGAAAAAATGATCCGCGACTACCTCTCCAAACCTGGCTACGACTTTGCCACCATCGATCGTGCAAGTAAGGCGTGCGGCCCTCTCGCAAAGTGGGTTATTGCCCAGGTTCGCTTCTCGGAAATCCTCGACAAAGTCGGACCACTCCGCGACGAGGTACAGTcgcttgagcagcaagccgagGATACCAAACTCCAAGCCAGCGAGATTGTCGTTATGATCTCAGAGCTCGAAAACAGCATCGCCACTTACAAAGACGAGTACGCCGCCCTTATCAGTGAAACGCAGGCCATCAAGTCCGAGATGGAGCGTGTACAGAATCGCGTCTCTCGTTCTATGCAGCTCCTTGACAGTCTTTCATCCGAAAAGCACCGTTGGGAAACAGGCAGCCGCACCTTCGACGACCAGATGAGCACCATCATCGGCGATGCTCTTCTCTCCGCTGCCATGCTCGCCTACGCTGGATACTTTGACCAACAGTACCGCCAATCCATGTGGCAGTACTGGTCAGACCACCTCCGTGAGGCACAAATCAAGTTTAAGCCCGAACTCTCGTTTGCCGACTATCTCTCTACCGCCGACGAGCGCCTCGAGTGGCAGGCCAAATCGCTGCCCGCCGATACGCTTTGCACCGAAAACGCCATCATGCTTAAGCGCTGGAACCGCTATCCGCTCATCATTGACCCCTCCGGTCAGGCTGTTGATTTCTTGCTCAACGAATACAAGGTGCAGAAGCTCACCGTCTCCAGCTTCCTCGACGAGGCTTTCCTCAAAGCACTCGAAAGTTCGCTTCGTTTCGGCAACCCCCTTCTTATCCAAGATGTTGAGTACCTCGATCCCATCCTCAATCCGATTCTGAACAAGGAGCTTCGCAAGACCGGCGGCCGTGTCCTCATCCGTCTTGGCAGCCAAGATATCGACTTTTCGCCCTCGTTCAACATGTTTCTTACCACTCGCGATCCCTCGGTCGAATTCTCGCCGGATGTCTGCAGCCGTGTCACCTTTGTCAACTTCACCATGACGCGCAGTAGTCTCCAGAGTCAGTCGCTTGACCAGGTGCTCAAAGTGGAACGTCCAGACACTGACCGCAAGCGTACCGACCTCATGAAGCTGCAAGGCGAGTTTCGCCTTCGACTCAGGCATCTTGAGCGATCGCTCCTTACCGCTCTCAATGAGTCGGAGGGAAATATCTTGGACGATGACAAGGTTATTGGCACGCTAGAGACGCTCAAAAAGGAAGCCGCCGAAGTGACGTccaaggtggaagagacAGACGCCATCATGCAAGAGGTTGATCAGGTCACAGCCCAGTATGTTCCGCTCGCAAAAGCGTGCAGCTCTGTGTTCTTTGTGCTCGACCAACTCCACCTCATTTCGCACTTTTACCAGTTCTCGCTGCGCTTTTTCCTCGACATCTTTGACTTTGTTTTGCGCCGCAATCCCCACCTCGACGGAGTGACGGATCCAAAGCAGAGGCTCGACATTCTCATGCGCGATCttttcctcgtcgtctttcACAGAACTAGCAAGGCGCTTGCACACCACGACCACGTCATGCTAGCcatgctgcttgctcagATCAAAGCGCGCGAAGAGGCTCACGCGGATACCCTCGACAGCGAAGAATACGAGTTCTTGCTCGAAGGCGGCAAcattgcagcagcagcagcggcggcggctgctgctggtgctgggAGCGGGGCTGGTGGGTCAGAACAAGCCAGTCACACCACAAAGCTCAGAGGTGATGGAGAAGTAGAAGCtatgctcgacgaggagcaaCTGGTACGCGTTCAAGTGTTCAAACGCCTTGCTTTCTTCCGCACGATAGAGGAACACATGGAAACCCATACAGAACAGTGGTTGACCTTTCTCGGCTCCAACAGTCCAGAAACGGTGGTGCCTGTCTTTTGGCCTCAAGAAGAGCAGAGCCAAGGGCTGTCAGACCAGGTGCGCAAAATGTTGGTTGTCAAGTGCCTGCGCCCGGACCGCATCGTTCAGGCCATGGCTGCGTTCACATCTCGCATCTTTGGCCAGGATGTGCTTGGCGATCCGGGATACGAGCTCGGCAAAATTGTCGCGGAAGAGGTAGATGCGAGTACGCCGATCGCACTCTGCTCTGTGCCCGGCTACGACGCCAGCTACCGAGTCGATCATCTGGTCAAGCTTGTTGGTGCGCGATGCACACCTGTCGCCATGGGTTCACAGGAAGGTTTCACATTGGCGGACCACGCAATCacatcagcagcacgcaCTGGCAACTGGGTTCTGCTCAAGAATGTCCATCTCGCACCCAGCTGGCTGTCGCAACTCGAGAAAAAGATGCACAGTCTAAAGCCGAACCGCAACTTCCGTCTTTTCCTCACCTGCGAGACCTCGCCTTCGATTCCGGTGAATTTCCTGCGCGCCTCGCGCATTCTGATGAACGAGCCTCCGCCGGGCATCCGTGCTagcatgctcgacagcCTCAAAAGTATTGCACCTGCACGGCTGCAGCGCGGACCGGCCGAAACATGCAGGCTCTACTTCCTACTGGCTTTCTTCCATGCCACACTTACAGAGCGGTTGAGATACACTCCTCTGGGCTGGTCAAAACCATTCGAGTTCAACGATTCGGACGCTGAGgctgcgctcgacatcATCGAAGGATGGGTAGCTCAAGTTGCCAAAGGTCGTGCCAATGTTGatccgcagcagctgccatGGGACGCCATCCGATCACTCCTCAAGCAGAGCGTGTACGgtggcaagatcgacaatGTTCCCGATCAGACATTGCTCGACTCGTTTGTCGATGAGCTCTTTTGCGCAAGCGCGTACGACGTCGACTTTAGGCTTGTTAAGGACGAAAAGGATCCGCTCGTGGCTCCCGATGGCACCAAGATGGAGACTTTTATCAGCTGGGTACAGGCGCTGCCGGAGCAGCAACCTCCGCAGTGGTTGGCGTTGCCGCCGAGTGCTGAAAAAGTGATTGCTGCAGCACAAGGTACAGCTCTGTTGAACAAGTTGGTTAAGATGAAGCAGTTGGcggatgatgacgatgacgagactGTTAGTCATGATCGCAGCGGTAGTGGGAGCGGAGGCGCTCAAGAGGCAACTACTGCCAGAAGTACATCGGAAGGTGGCGCAGCGTCGAGTTCGGCCTCGGTGCAGCCCAGCTGGATGAAGGCACTGCGTGCGAATGCTTTGCAATGGCTAACATTGCTGCCCACCACTGTGACTTTGTttggaagcgatgctggTTCCGTCCACGATCCCTTGTACCGCTTCTGGGCACGAGAGCACCGCACaggctcgtcgctgctctgcGCAGTGAGAAACGACCTGCAGGAGGTGGTGGCTGTGTGCGACGGCGACTCGCGCCAGACGAATCACAACCGAACGCTGCTGACCGACTTACCGAAGGCGGTCATCCCACAATCGTGGCGTCGGTACTCGGTACCCAAGTCAATGACGCTGGCTGAATGGATTGTCGACCTGCGAGCGCGGCTCGAGCAGTTGGAACGCATCACGCGCGAAGCCAGCGAGCTGGGAGCGGGCGCTAGTGGTGGCTACGACATGGCTGAAGTCGTGCTTGGACTGCTCTTCTCGCCAGGAGCTTACCTCACTGCGACAAGGCAAAGCGTTGCACACGCATCCAACGTCTCTCTTGAGAATCTCTCGTTGCGGTTGTTGCTGAACGACGCGAAAGCAGGTCTGGAACCAGGCAAGTTTGCCATCAGAGGGTTGAAGTTGCAAGGCGCCAACTGGGACCCGGAAGCCAAGCGCATCAAACTCAACGATGGTGGTGTTACAAATCTTGGTCTGACAGCGCTGGTGtgggagcagcagcagcagaagcagggCGAAGGCGCCGAGGGTGCGGAGCAAGGCAAGGTGCGTATTAGCGTCTACTTGAACCAGGACAGGAGTCAGGCGCTGTTTGCGACCATGTTAGATGTCGATGTTGGCGTGAAGGGTGCCACTGTGGCTCAGAGGGCGGTCGCTTTGCGTGCATCGTAG
- a CDS encoding uncharacterized protein (related to Type I protein geranylgeranyltransferase beta subunit) yields the protein MSTTASVKELTSRLETKKHISFLLRCLRMLPQPYTSADDQRMTLGYFAISGLDLLNATNKIPTEEKVELIDWVYAQQLPTGGFRGSPSTTSPCSSSTTSASGGANIAMTYAALLVLAILRDDFARLDREPLKRFISSLQHRDGGFAAEQAVVGGIVDRDPRFTYCAVAICSMLGEAEEGVMDLEALQSFLQRCQRYDGGFGASESHEAHAGMTYCCVAALHLLARNGPEWERKNEAVSWLVHRQVAPTLEQAATKTAPSRVTPPDSESESSDQEQEREQDHLTGGFQGRPAKLPPDVCYSFWNGACLSLLEQHDLIDSFADATYVLSAQSRVGGIAKIPDDHPDLLHTYLGLASLSLHQAASTEAKSGGAGEAGASIDFGLKPLDAAYNCSMTTKEWIRTQLTK from the coding sequence ATGTCGACCACTGCTTCCGTGAAAGAGCTGACGTCCCGCCTGGAAACCAAAAAGCACATCTCCTTCCTGCTCAGATGCCTGCGCATGCTTCCTCAACCCTACACTTCGGCTGATGACCAACGAATGACGCTCGGCTACTTTGCTATCTCTGGACTTGACCTTCTCAACGCAACCAACAAGATCCCCACCGAGGAGAAAGTCGAGCTGATTGATTGGGTGTATGCGCAGCAGCTACCAACGGGCGGATTCCGCGGCTCGCccagcaccacctcgcCATGCTCTTCTTCTACCACATCGGCCTCAGGAGGAGCAAACATAGCTATGACTTACGCAGCActtctcgtcctcgccatACTACGGGATGACTTTGCACGCCTCGATCGTGAGCCGCTCAAACGCTTCATCAGCTCActtcagcatcgagatGGCGGGTTTGCAGCGGAGCAAGCAGTGGTGGGAGggatcgtcgatcgagatccAAGGTTCACGTATTGCGCTGTTGCGATCTGCTCAATGCTCGGTgaagcagaagaaggagTGATGGATTTGGAAGCGTTGCAAAGCTTTTTGCAAAGGTGTCAGAGGTACGATGGTGGGTTCGGAGCTAGTGAGTCGCACGAAGCGCATGCCGGGATGACATACTGCTGTGTTGCTGCGCTGCATTTGCTTGCTCGGAATGGTCCTGAATGGGAGAGGAAAAACGAGGCGGTATCCTGGCTTGTGCATCGTCAAGTAGCCCCCACCTTGGAGCAGGCTGCCACAAAGACAGCACCATCACGAGTCACGCCTCCGGATTCCGAATCAGAATCGTCagaccaagagcaagagcgagagcaagacCACCTCACCGGCGGCTTTCAAGGTCGACCAGCGAAACTGCCTCCAGACGTATGCTACTCCTTTTGGAATGGTGCATGCTTGTCGCTGTTGGAGCAACACGACCTGATCGATAGCTTCGCCGATGCGACCTACGTCTTGTCTGCACAGAGCAGAGTCGGTGGGATAGCCAAGATACCAGATGACCATCCGGATCTGTTACATACGTATCTGGGCTTGGCTTCACTGTCCTTGCaccaagcagcatcaacgGAAGCAAAATCGGGAGGTGCAGGAGAAGCAGGGGCAAGCATCGACTTTGGATTGAAACCGCTCGATGCAGCTTACAACTGCAGTATGACGACCAAAGAGTGGATACGAACGCAGCTAACCAAATAG
- a CDS encoding farnesyl-diphosphate farnesyltransferase — MGLLSYILLGFTHPSELRAMIGYKVWRDPLNDIKANPQASGWDRQRMRDCWGFLDLTSRSFAAVIKELKGELSRVICLFYLVLRALDTVEDDMTIPAQRKIPLLVNFYKYLEQPGWNFTESGPNEKDRQLLVEFDKVIAEYQLLDVGYKTVISDITAKMGAGMASYIELSAKGPLKVAMWKHFDLYCHFVAGLVGEGLSRLFSESKLERPWLGHQLELSNHMGLFLQKTNIIRDYAEDCEEGRYFWPQQCWGDDFAKFESQPDVAKGIIEIKPGHFRPADNELGQRSMYVLSSMLLDAMSHATHALDYLALLKEQSVFNFCAIPQVMAIATLELMFNNPDVFKKNVKIRKGVAVGLILRAVNPRDVAYTFLHYSRKMHARLSPADPNFTRWSVELARIEQWCETYYPSFIAAASEGKPTDIRANALRSWSESRRTQALILKQAKLNGSDASTLDAKSVLEAAQNSALDPRDLMTEDERAAQDKRDRDQMVKFFLIILVGMVTFMGIVALITWEIVWWWTMDTPDPLSVYVKHAYYLVKTQGWSTVKEVLRTTRLSFEHVWKHGLTSPPKLEL; from the coding sequence ATGGGTCTCCTCTCGTACATCCTCTTGGGGTTCACCCACCCGTCTGAACTTCGTGCCATGATCGGATACAAAGTGTGGCGTGACCCTCTCAACGATATCAAAGCCAACCCGCAAGCATCCGGTTGGGATCGCCAACGCATGCGAGACTGCTGGGGCTTCCTCGATCTCACCTCTCGCTCGTTTGCCGCGGTGATCAAAGAACTCAAGGGCGAGCTATCGCGCGTCATCTGTCTCTTCTACCTCGTTCTGCGTGCCCTCGACACGGTCGAAGACGATATGACGATCCCTGCGCAACGCAAGATTCCCCTGCTAGTCAACTTTTACAAGTATCTTGAACAACCTGGTTGGAACTTTACCGAGAGCGGGCCCAACGAGAAAGACCGTCAATTGCTCGTCGAATTCGACAAAGTCATCGCAGAGTaccagctgctcgacgtcggaTACAAGACCGTGATTTCGGACATCACCGCAAAGATGGGCGCCGGTATGGCGAGTTACATCGAGTTGAGTGCTAAAGGCCCCTTGAAGGTGGCCATGTGGAAGCACTTTGATTTGTACTGCCACTTTGTCGCCGGCCTCGTGGGAGAAGGTCTGTCGAGGCTCTTTAGCGAGAGCAAGTTGGAGAGACCTTGGTTGGGACACCAATTGGAGCTGTCAAATCACATGGGTCTCTTCTTGCAAAAGACCAACATCATCAGAGACTACGCCGAGGATTGCGAGGAGGGACGTTATTTCTGGCCTCAACAATGTTGGGGTGATGATTTCGCCAAGTTCGAATCACAACCCGATGTCGCCAAGGGAATCATCGAGATCAAACCAGGACATTTCCGACCAGCCGACAACGAGCTGGGTCAACGTAGCATGTACGTGCTATCGTCGATGTTGCTCGATGCCATGTCACACGCCACACATGCATTGGACTACCTCGCTCTTCTCAAGGAGCAGTCGGTATTCAACTTTTGCGCCATTCCGCAAGTCATGGCGATTGCCACGCTTGAACTCATGTTTAACAACCCGGACGTGTTCAAGAAGAATGTCAAGATCCGCAAAGGCGTCGCGGTCGGCTTGATTCTACGAGCGGTCAATCCACGCGATGTTGCCTACACGTTTTTGCACTACTCCCGCAAGATGCATGCGCGCTTATCTCCCGCTGATCCCAACTTTACACGATGGTCCGTCGAATTGGCACGCATCGAACAGTGGTGTGAGACTTACTATCCGTCGTTtatcgctgctgcgagcGAAGGCAAACCTACCGATATCCGAGCCAATGCGCTGCGAAGCTGGTCCGAATCACGTCGGACCCAAGCACTCATCCTCAaacaagccaagctcaatGGCAGTGATGCTTCGACTCTGGATGCCAAATCGGTGCTCGAAGCGGCGCAAAACTCGGCTCTGGATCCACGTGATCTTATGACCGAGGACGAAAGAGCAGCGCAAGACAAGAGAGATCGCGATCAAATGGTCAAGTTCTtcctcatcatcttggTAGGCATGGTGACGTTTATGGGCATCGTGGCATTGATCACGTGGGAGATTGTGTGGTGGTGGACCATGGATACCCCGGATCCGCTGAGCGTGTATGTCAAACATGCGTACTATCTCGTCAAGACCCAAGGGTGGTCGACCGTCAAGGAGGTGCTCAGAACCACCAGGTTGAGCTTCGAACATGTTTGGAAGCACGGTTTGACGTCGCCGCCCAAGTTGGAGCTGTGA
- a CDS encoding uncharacterized protein (related to hnRNP arginine N-methyltransferase), protein MAHKDPSDYISASESDSSIDDNDYDDWRSDDSNPAAPTLALFADAATGQRASFASPIEALEDAKKHGCDLVDIVRRLRLDTLQVIRLINRVRRNALTVEQVNGVSAQEEWLQDDNELKPVQGFEDDGLLQLDFDVLTEEEASKSQADCAPLPLSEDKLRIKQLEEQLATAKAAFDELRTMHASSLGLSSTDLTESSSAPLSCAQRSQLASASISSAAARTRRGANDADDDVLYFDSYSTNSIHQTMISDSARTLSYAQFLLDPQNAHLIRGKIVMDVGCGTGILSLFAARAGAKQVIAIDASAIVERAQQNVEANGFGHIVKVHRGKLEDLSSELKPYEGKVDVLVSEWMGYFLLYENMLPSVLVARDRYLNRETGILAPNRMTMHVAAFSSRKLIDEKIKFWDNVHGFDMSSMTTGLLDEAFVDVLEANEVVSDSSVFADLDLYALPPQQPEPEAEFELTIQHDSDQVHGFISWFDTFFFPMARVPADATRECASFSLQVNDVHGLDLTKNQFVPDPNPDHVPTGKLVSFSTSPYSKETHWQQTLFVLKHPIIGVTKGDKIKGRIVVRQDTKHSRQLEAELHYLHVPLQRQQESHQTSAAKPKKKVETQLVQVYMVR, encoded by the coding sequence ATGGCACACAAAGATCCATCGGACTACATCTCGGCCTCTGAATCGGACTCCTCGATTGACGACAACGATTACGACGACTGGCGCTCGGACGACAGCAATCCGGCTGCACCGACGCTTGCACTTtttgctgatgctgcgaCAGGTCAACGAGCATCGTTTGCTTCTCcgatcgaggcgctggAAGATGCCAAGAAGCACGGATGCGATTTGGTGGACATTGTCAGGAGGCTGCGGCTGGATACGTTACAGGTGATCCGTTTGATCAATCGTGTCAGGCGGAACGCGTTGACGGTGGAGCAGGTGAATGGTGTGAGTGCGCAAGAAGAGTGGTTGCAAGACGACAACGAGTTGAAACCGGTGCAAGGGTTTGAGGACGATGGGCTTTTGCAGTTGGACTTTGATGTTTTgaccgaggaggaggctTCGAAATCGCAAGCTGATTGCGCGCCTCTGCCGCTTTCCGAGGACAAGCTGCGAATCAAGCAACTGGAAGAGCAACTGGCAACAGCTAAAGCAGCATTCGACGAACTACGCACCATGCATGCTTCCAGCCTCGGACTCTCGTCGACTGATCTCACCGAATCGTCGTCTGCACCACTCTCTTGCGCTCAACGCTCTCAGctcgcctcggcctcgatctcgtcggcagcagcgcgcacACGTCGTGGCGCcaacgacgccgacgatgatgtGCTCTACTTTGACTCGTATTcgaccaactcgatccACCAGACCATGATCTCCGATTCCGCACGCACGCTCTCCTATGCACagttcttgctcgatccgcAAAACGCCCACCTGATCCGCGGCAAGATCGTCATGGACGTCGGCTGTGGTACAGGAATCCTGTCGCTCTTCGCCGCACGTGCCGGTGCCAAGCAGGTGATCGCCATTGATGCGTCGgccatcgtcgagcgtgcACAGCAGAACGTCGAAGCCAATGGGTTTGGACATATCGTCAAAGTTCACCGTGGCAAACTGGAAGACCTTTCTTCGGAACTCAAGCCGTACGAGGGTAAAGTGGACGTGCTCGTCTCCGAGTGGATGGGATACTTTCTTCTGTACGAGAACATGTTACCTTCGGTGCTTGTGGCGCGCGATCGATacctgaatcgtgaaaccGGGATTCTAGCGCCTAACCGCATGACGATGCATGTTGCTGCGTTTTCAAGTCGCAAGTTGATCGACGAAAAGATCAAGTTTTGGGACAACGTGCATGGATTTGACATGTCGTCCATGACCACTGGTCTGTTGGACGAGGCGTTTGTGGATGTGCTCGAGGCCAACGAGGTAGTCTCGGATTCCAGCGTGTTTGCCGACCTGGATCTGTACGCTTTGCCACCACAGCAACCCGAGCCCGAGGCCGAATTCGAACTTACCATCCAGCACGATTCCGACCAAGTGCATGGCTTCATCTCGTGGTTCGACACGTTCTTCTTCCCCATGGCTCGAGTTCCTGCCGACGCCACGCGAGAATGCGCATCCTTCTCGCTCCAAGTCAACGACGTTCACGGTCTCGACCTCACCAAAAATCAATTCGTCCCCGATCCAAATCCTGATCACGTACCCACTGGCAAGTTGGTCAGCTTCTCCACGTCGCCGTACAGCAAAGAAACGCACTGGCAACAAACGCTGTTCGTCCTCAAACACCCAATCATCGGCGTCACCAAGGGCGACAAGATCAAAGGCCGAATCGTCGTCCGACAGGACACCAAACATTCGCGTCAGCTCGAGGCTGAACTGCATTATCTGCACGTACCCCTACAGAGGCAGCAAGAGTCTCACCAGACGTCCGCAGCCAAGCCCAAGAAGAAAGTCGAGACTCAGCTCGTACAGGTATACATGGTTCGTTAA
- a CDS encoding uncharacterized protein (related to 2-amino-3-carboxylmuconate-6-semialdehyde decarboxylase), whose translation MSKRILVDCHTHIYTKRLVSLLRSRTVNPRIHTNSTDGSEKLAILPQEVSGGRTVGAQYWDVGNKVSFMNRHSIDVSIVSLANPWLDFLDASQAVLSAEECNADLEQYCHEASQLFSSSETSSEVEAKRRIKAFGIMPLAEGVHPKQVVQSLETIAQSPSLCGAILGSRGLGKGLDDPVLEPVWQKAAELRLVLFLHPHYGVGADASQPSGLWGSQDNGHVLPLALGFPFETAAATTRLILAGVLDRHPDLRLLVAHSGGALPILSSRLASCVAHDPRVCNRLLHDPRYYLGKLYYDAVAYGPEELEAVANIIGRSERYKSGTSTNAPVVNQLEKGVDRIMFGTDHPFFPPTKQDGTVITDDQTETWRSVTENLDAIDHVPSWTRQAKSSVFGENAIKLFDL comes from the coding sequence ATGAGCAAGAGGATCCTTGTCGACTGCCACACGCACATCTACACCAAACGGCTtgtgtcgctgctgcggtcGCGGACGGTGAATCCACGCATCCACACCAACTCAACCGATGGATCCGAAAAACTCGCTATTCTTCCGCAGGAGGTCTCCGGTGGACGCACTGTCGGTGCTCAGTACTGGGATGTGGGCAACAAGGTGTCCTTCATGAACCGTCACTCGATCGATGtcagcatcgtctcgcTGGCGAATCCGTGGTTGGACTTTCTGGATGCTTCTCAAGCCGTACTTTCAGCCGAGGAGTGCAATGCCGATCTGGAGCAGTACTGTCATGAGGCTAGCCAACTCTTTTCCTCTTCCGAGACGAGCAGTGAGGTGGAGGCGAAAAGGAGGATCAAGGCGTTCGGTATCATGCCGCTGGCAGAGGGTGTTCATCCGAAGCAAGTTGTCCAGAGTTTAGAAACGATTGCACAGTCGCCGAGTCTGTGTGGTGCTATTCTGGGGTCGCGCGGTCTGGGAAAAGGGTTGGACGATCCTGTGCTTGAGCCAGTGTGGCAGAAAGCTGCCGAGTTACGTCTTGTGCTGTTCCTCCACCCCCATTACGGCGTCGGTGCCGATGCTTCTCAACCGTCGGGTCTATGGGGCTCGCAAGACAACGGCCACGTGCTGCCGCTCGCTCTTGGATTTCCGTTCGAAacagccgccgccaccacgCGACTCATCTTGGCTGGAGTTTTGGACCGTCATCCCGATCTGCGTCTGCTTGTCGCACACTCGGGGGGAGCACTGCCTATCCTCTCGTCGCGCTTGGCAAGTTGCGTAGCTCATGATCCCCGCGTCTGCAACCGTCTCTTACACGACCCGCGTTACTACCTCGGCAAACTCTACTACGATGCTGTAGCTTACGGTCCCGAAGAACTCGAAGCTGTCGCCAATATCATTGGTCGTTCCGAGAGATACAAGAGtggcacaagcacaaacgctccagtcgtgaatcagctGGAAAAAGGCGTGGACAGGATCATGTTTGGTACTGATCATCCCTTCTTCCCTCCCACAAAGCAGGACGGTACCGTGATCACGGATGACCAGACCGAGACGTGGAGGTCGGTAACGGAAAACTTGGACGCGATTGACCATGTTCCGAGCTGGACTCGCCaggccaagtcgagcgtgttTGGTGAAAACGCCATCAAGTTGTTTGACTTATAA